Genomic window (Caldinitratiruptor microaerophilus):
AGCTGGGTCTTGCCCTCGGCCTCGTACTGCGGCAGGAGGAAGCCCAGGAGACCCTGCAGGCGCCGCAGGAACTTCCGGGTGACGGCCCAGCGGTTGACGTACTCCTCCACGGCCGGGTCCTCGCCCGTGCGGTCGCGGAGCGACTGCACGTAATGCGGGTTCGGAAGGAAGCGGACGTCGAAGACGAGGTCGGCATCCATGGGCAGGCCGTGCTTGAAGCCGAACGACACGACGTGGACCAGGAGGCCGGGGCGCCCGTTCTGCGAGTCCTGCCCGAGCAGTTTGACGATCTCCTGGCGAAGCTGGTTCACCGTCATGTTCGATGTGTCGACGATGTACCCGGCGCGACCCCTGAGCTCCTCGAGGAGGCGGCGCTCCCGGCGGATCGCCTCCTCAATGCGGCCTTCCGCCGCCAGCGGGTGGCGGTGCCGGGACTCCTTGTACCGGCGGACCAGGACGGCGTCGGACGCTTCCAGGAAGAGGATCGTGTAGGGATAGCCGGCACGCTCCAGCTCGTCGAGCGCGCTCAGGGTCTGGGAGAAGAACTCCCCGCCCCGGATGTCGATGCCCAGCGCCAGGCGGCTGATCTTCCCCTCGGATTGTACGCAGAGTTCCGCCATTTTAGGAATGAAGGCGGGGGGCAGGTTGTCGACGCAGAAGTAGCCAACGTCCTCCAGACTCTTGAGGGCCTCCGTCTTCCCGGCCCCGCTGAGGCCGGTGACGATGACCAGCCGCACGTTCGGCTGCACGTCGGATCACCTCGGGGCCGTGCCGGACCCGGGAGGCGACACGGTCACCTCGGAAGTTCGCCCCCGCTCTCCCCCTTCCTGCCGGATCTCGCTGCCACCCCGGCCGGCGGGGCGGCCGGTCGCGGCGGCCGCGCGGCGCGGCAGGTCGGGCCCGCCGCGTGCACCGACCACCTGCTCCGGGCCGACACCGGCCGCCCGGGCCAGCGCCACGGCCCGGTCCAGGTCCCCGACCCGCTCCGGGGCGTGGGCGTCGGAGCCGAGCGAGAAGAGCGCCCCCTCCCGGGCGGCGATGCGGCAGTATTCCACGGTCATGTGCTCGTGGCCGGCGCTCAGCTCCAGCGCCGTGCCCCGCCCGGCGCACGCCCGGGCCAGCTCCCGGGTGTCGACGTCGAAGCCCCATCCCGGGTGCGCGACGATGTCGACGGAGTGGCGCAGCACCGCCTGCACCAGGGCGCGGGTGGCGACCTCCCTGGCCCGGGCCCGGACGCGGGGGGAGGGCCACCCGCGCGCGGCGTAGTGGGGGCCGAGGAGCCGCCAGGCGTCCCGCAGGGTCGGCGGCAGGACGGTCGGGTGCAGCGCGACGATCACCAGGTCGAGGGAGGACAGGAGGTCCGCCGGGACGTCGAGGTCGCCCTCCGGGGTCACGACGTTGGCCTCCACCCCCGCCAGGACCCGCAGCCCGGGCACCCGCGCCCGCACGCGCGCCACGTCCCGCTGCATCGCCCGGAGGCCGTCCGCCGTCGCCCGGATCCAGGGCCAGCTGCGGGGGCCGTGGTCGGCGATGCCCACCGCCTCCAGCCCGCGCGCCAGGGCCGCCCGGACGTTGTCCTCCACCGTGCCGCGGCCGTGGCTGTAGCGTGTGTGGGTGTGGTAGTCGGCGACGATCTCCATCGGTCGTCGTGTGCGCCGGCCGCGGCCTACCCGGCAACCCCGCGCATCAGCGCCTCTCCCCGTTCCTGGGGTCGGACGAGGTACGCGTAGCGGGACGGATCGGCAGCCGCCGCCCGGTACAGCGGGACGGCGGGGTCCAGGCCCAGGTCCGGTTGCGGGGCGGCGGACACGACCCGGAGGGACGGCACGGCCCCGTAGAGGGGGTTGGGCACGAACCGCGGCTCGCCGCCGTCGCCGGTCACGCAGTAGTACGCGCCGCCCCGCCTCAGCCGGTAGGGTTCGTACAGGGAGCGGAAGTCCTTCTCGACCAGGTTGGACATGACGAGGACGTCCGGCCCGGGGTTGATCGTGATGTGGCCGTAACCGGGCGGGATCAGGACCTTGTCACCCGGGGTCGCCTTCACCAGCACCACGTCCGACACCCCGTCTCCGCTGCGGCGCTGGAGCAGGTACCAGGCCGTGCCGTGGAGCACCTCGTAGATCTCCGGGTAGGGCAGGTTCGCCCCGGGCACGTCCGGGTGGTAGTGGCCGGCCGTCTTGGCGAACTCCCGTCCCACCCGCACGGGGAGGATCACGGTGATGTCGTAGCGCAGGCCGTGCGCGTGCAGCCGCTCCCGGTCCTGCGGGAACCCGACGTCCCGATACATGTAGTAGAGCTCGTCCGGCCCCGACGCGGCCGGATCCTCCAGGACCTCCCGCATCTCGGCCAGCGTCCGTACCGCCGGGGTCACGGGCGGCAGGCCGCCCCTGAACTCGAGGCGCCCTGTCCCGGGGTCGACCGCCAGCGGCAGCGCGGCCTTGCCCTCCAGACTCGTGAGCACGCGACCACTCCTTCGCCCTTGCGGATCGGAGGCCGGGCACGCATGCGACCCCCGCTTCATTCTACCCCAGGACGGGAAGCTCATCGCTCGCGTGCGGCGCCCGCCGGTGCCGCCGGAGGCAGGCCCGGTGCGTTGGGACCAACCTGCGTCCGGCACGGGGCACGCCCGGGAAGCCACTTCGCCAGACGGGGTCGTAGGCGGCGACCGTTGTTCCATCGGGAGGGACACGAGTCCGCGCGGCAGGGCATCTGCAGTTTTTGCAGATCGGCGGCCCGTAAAGTGCGGGGCGGAGCGCGCGGTCCGGGCGGCTGGAACCTGGTAGAATGGAGGTGTACCGCCGGTTCCACCCACCCTTCCCGTGAAAGGTCGGCTCCGCTTGGCTCACTCTGGCGTCCGCAACCGTCCCGGGGGCCCGCCGTCCCTGGCCCGTGCGAACGCCTACTTCGCCGCCGCCGTGGCGGCGGGGTGGCTCACGGCCCCGCTCCAGCAGCGGCTGGGTCTGGCCGGGGTGACGGTGTCCCAGGTCCTCCTGTTCGTGGTCCTCCCCCTCCTCTTCAGCCGCGGCCACGCCGTGCGGGAGACGTTCCGGCTGCGGCCGGTGAGCACAGAGGTCGTGGCGCGCAGCCTCCTGGCGGGGGGACTGGCCTGGGTGGCGGCCCAGGGCGTCGCCGCCGCCATCGTCCTGGGCATGCTGGCCGTGGGCGCCCGGCCGCCCAACCCGTACGCGGTGCTCCTCGCCCCGGGAACCCCGGCATGGGTCCTGATCCTCTTCATGGCCGGGGTGCCGGCGCTCGCGGAGGAGTTCGCCTTCCGGGGGCTCGTCCTCTCCGGTTACCGCTCGCTGGGCCCGAGCGCCGCCTGGGTCGCCGCCGGCCTCCTCTTCGGCCTCATGCACATGTCCCTGCTCCGGCTGCCCAACCTCGCCGGGCTGGGCATGCTCTTCGCCTACGCGGTGCAGCGAACCGGCTCGCTGATCCCCGCCGTGGTCATGCACTTCACCAACAACGCCCTGACACTGGGGTTGTACCTCGCCGCCGGCCGGCCGGACAGCGTCCCGGAGACGGCGAGCGCCGCCGGCCCGGGGGCTCTCCTCTGGATCGTGCTCGGCGCCGCCACCCTCCCGGCGCTTCGGGCCGCCGTGCGCGGGCTGCACGGGCCCCGCGGCGTCCGGGCGCCCGCGGCCCTCGCGGATGGCGGGCCCCCGCCCTCGGGAGCCGAAACCGACGCCGCAGAGCCCGAGGCGCCGGTGGCAGTGGGGCCACGGACAGCCGCAGGCCCCGGACCGGTGGTCCGGGGCCTGGAGGACTGGCTGCCGCTCCTTCTGGCACTGCCGCTCATCCTGCCGATGATGGCGGCCGAGGTGCACCAAGCCTTCGCGAGCGGCTAGCCGGGCCGGCGCGCGGCGGCCGGCGTATCACCCCGCGGCGGCGCGCGCCGCCGGCGGGACGTAGACGCAGGAAGGATCGCTGGCAAGGTGGTCGCCCGTCAAGGCCCAGGCCCGGGCCCGGGACCCGCCGCAGACGAACCGGTACTCGCAGACCCCGCACTTGCCCTTGAGGAGGTCGGGGTTGCGCAGCTCCCGGAAGAGCGGGGACTCGCGGTAGATCTTCGCCAGCGGCTGCTCGCGCACGTTGCCGGCGACGAGGGGCAGGAACCCGCTGGGGCAGACCTCGCCGATGTGCGAGATGAACACGAAGCCGCGGGCGTCGTTCACGCCGTACGACCCGAACCGGCCCGGCAGGGGGATGTCCGGCGCGTACGTCGGGGCGCCGCCTGCAGCCCCGTCACCCCGCCCGGGCGCCACGCGGGCCGGCCCCGGCAGCTCGCCGCCCATCTGCAGGGCGACCCGCCGGTAGAACGGCGCCTCCGTGGTCTTCACGGCGAACGGCACGCGGCCGCTCAGTTCCCACGCCCAGCGCAGGACCCGCTCGTGTTCCTCCGGGCTCACGAGGTCCTCGGCGACCCCCCGGCCGACCGGCACCAGGAAGAACAAGCTCCACAGCACGGCCCCGAGCTCCTCGACCAGCCGGGCGATGTCTTCCAGCTCGCCGATGCTGTACCGGGAGATGGTGGTGTTGATCTGCACCTCCATCCCCGCCTCGCGCGCGTAGCGGATGCCGTTCATGGTCCAGTCGAACGAGCCGCGGACCTTGCGGAAGGCGTCGTGGGTCTCGGCGCTGGCGCCGTCGAGGCTGAACGAAACCCGCCGGAGCCCGGCCTCGGCGGCCTTGCGCATTGCCTCGCGCTTCACCAGGGCGGTGCCGCTGGGGCTCGACGAGACCCGCAGGCCGATCGAGGTACCGTAGCGGATGAGGTCATAGAAGTCCGGGCGCATGAGGGGATCGCCGCCCGTGAGGACGAAGACCGGGCTCCCCAGCTCCCGCACCTGGTCCATGAGCCGGTAACCCTCTTCGGTGGTGAGCTCCAGCGGGTTCCGGTGGGGGATCGCCTCTGCCCGGCAGTGCTTGCAGGCCAGGGCGCAGGCCCGGGTGATCTCCCAGATCACCACCAGGGGCCTCTCGTCGAAGTCCCAGGTCTTGGGCTGAAACACCGGTGCTCACTCCTCCGGGGTGACCGGCGCAGGGGCTGGCCCTGCCCGCCCCTAACGTAGCCGGGAAACGCGCTCCGGGCCGTGACGGACATCACGCACCGTGGGGGACTCTTTGCCGGGTGCCGTCTGCCTTCCTGCAAGGCCTCCGCCCCCGCATACTCCCGGGGGTACTTGAGCCCGGCAGGCCCGCACGGTAAAGTAAGGGCAGACCAACGTTCAGGGAGCGTCGTCCATGCAGCGCTGGCTCAACATCGCGGCAGGAGCCCTGGTGGCGCTCGCCCTTCTCGGCGGCGTGCTCCGCCCGTCCGCCCTGCCCGGCGGGGGGCAGGTGCGTCCCGAGCCGGGGTACCTGGCACCGGAGATCGCGGGCCAGTCGCCCGACGGGCAGCCCATGCGCCTGTCCGCCCTGCGGGGCAAGGCGGTCTTCGTCAACTTCTGGGCGAGCTGGTGCCCGCCGTGCCGGCTGGAGATGCCGGACATCGACCGCCTGGCGCAGGACCTGCCCGAAGGCACGGCCATCTTCACCGTGAACGCCACGGACACCGAGTCGTCCCCCGACATGGTCCGGCGCTTCCTCGAGGTGACCGGCTACCGCTTCCCGGTCGTCATGGACCCGCGGGGCGAGGCCATGGCGGCCTACCGGGTGAGCGGCCTGCCGACGAGCTTCTTCATCGACCCGGACGGAGTGATCACGCGCCGCGTCACCGGCCCCCTGACCCTGCAGGCGATGCAGGCCGAACTCCAGGCAGCCCTGCGGGGCGCGCCGGGGACCACCGGGGGCGGCGCCTGGACGCTGCCGCAGGTCCCGGAGACCGTGAGCGTGGGCGGGGCCCAGGTGCGGGTATCCATCCTCCTCCTGATCCTCGGCGCCGTGCTGGCCGCGGCGCTGTCGGCCCCCGCCCTGCGGCGGCGGGGCCTTCCCGCCGGGGCGGCGGACGACCTCCTGATCGGCCTCCTGCTGGGCGGCTTCCTGGGGAGCCGGGTGGCGGCGGTGGTCGCGGACCCTGTCACCTACCTGACCCACCCGGCAACCCTCCTCGCCGCCACCGGCGGGACCGCCGCGTGGGTCGGCAGCACGCTCGGCGTGGCGCTGGGAGCCGGGTGGGCGCTACGCCGGTTCGCCCGCGAGCCGTCCGGCCGCCGCGACCCGGAGCGCCCGCGGCGGGTGCTGGACACCCTGGCCGCGCCGCTCCTCGCCGGCGGGGCGGTGGCCGCTGCGGGCGCGGTCGGGCTCGGGGCGGCCGCCGGCCTGGCGCTCGCGGCGGCCGGCACGGCGCGCCTCGGCCGGAGCGGCCGGCCCGGCCACGCGGCCCTGGGCGCGGCCGTCTTCGCCAGCCTCGGCCTGGTGCTCGGCGACTTCTTCCGTCTGGCTCCCGTGGTCTGGGGTGGGCTCTCGGCCCTACAGATCACGGCGACGGTCGTGGGGCTGGCCGCCGCCTGGCTGGCCGGCCGGCTCGCCCGCCCGGCGGGCGGCGATCCCCCTGCGAGCCCGCTGGCGGGGGCCGCCGGTCACGGGTCCAGCAGGACGAACGCGTAACCCCGCTCCCTGAGCCCGGCGATGATGTCGGGCAGCGCCTGGGCCGTCCACGGCAGCGTGTCGTGCATCAGGATGACTGCGCCCGGGTGCAGCACGGTGGCACCGGGGGCAGGGGGCTTCTCGGCCAGCACGTACCGGACGACCTCGGCCGGGTCTTTCCGCGTGTTGGCGAGCACCCAGTCCTGCGAGCCGTGGCTCCAGTTGATCAGTTCCAGGCCGAGTTCCTTCACCACGGCCAGCACGTCCGCGTTGTACATCCCGTTGGGCGGGCGGAAGTACCGGACGCGCTGGCCGGTCACGCGCTCGACGACCTGGTTCACGGGCTCGATCTCGGCGCGGATGGCGTCCCGCCCCTGGAGCCGCGTCAGCAGCGTGTGGTTCACCGTGTGGGTGCCGATCCGATGCCCCTCCTCGTGGATCCGGCGCAGCAGGTCCTCGTTCTTGGCGCCGTACCCGGTGACGAAGAAGAGCGCCTTCACGTTTTCCCGCTTGAGCACGTCGAGGATGAGCGGGGTCGTCTCGGGCTTGGGGCCGTCGTCGAAGGTGAGCATGACGACCTTCTTGCCCTTGGCCCGGGGGTCGTCGGAGCGCAGGGGCGCGCCGATCGAGGGGACGTACCAGTGGATCGTCTCCTCGGAGGGCCCGGCCGGACGGGTCGGTCCGGGCGGCGCGGTGCCCGCGGGGGCCTGCCCGACGGGCGCGGCCGGGGCCGTGGCCTGACCGGGCGGGTTGCCACTGGGGGCGACCGGTGCGGGGGCCGGGGCGGAGGATCCGGTGCCCTGTGCGGGCGAGCCCGACGGTCCCGGCGCGGCCTTACCGGATCCGGGGGCGGAACGCACGCCGCAGGCGGCGAGGAGAAGGGCCGCCGCGACCGTGGCGGCGAGCCGCAAGGCGTCTCGCATGCTCTCCCTCTTTCGTGGTCGGGTGAGGGACCCGGGCACCGGACGGGCTACTCCGCCTCGCGCTGCTGCTCCAGGTACTCCACCAGCCGCTCGGCGGCCTCCCGCGTCATCCCGGGCACGGCGGCGAGCTCCTCGGCCGTCGCCTCCCGGATGCGGCGCAGCGACCCGAAGGCCCGCAGGAGCGCCCGCTTGCGCTTGGGCCCGATGCCCGGGGCGCCGTCCAGCACGGACCGGCTCATCCCCTTGCGGTGCAGCTGGCGGTGGTACGTCACGGCGAAGCGGTGGGTCTCGTCACGCACGCGCTGGAGGAGGTGCAGGCCCGCCGACCCCCGGGGGAGGACGATCGGCTCCCGGCGCCCCTCGGCGAAGAGGAGTTCCTCCTCCTTCGCCAGTCCGAACGTGGGGATGGACTCGAGCCCCAGCTCCCGCAGCGCCTCCCGGGCGGCGGACAGCTGGCCCTTGCCGCCGTCGATGATGAGAAGGTCCGGGAAGGCCGCGAACTTCGGCTCTTCCGGGATCCGCCGGGCCAGCCCGTCCCGGCGCCGGCGGGCACGGCCGGCCCCATGGGTCCCGTCCGCAGCGGCCACGCCGGCAGCAGCCCCGGCGTCCGCAGCCGCGCCGTCTCCCGCCGCGACCACGGCGGCGGCCGCCTGCGCCTCCGCCCGGGCCCGGGCCAGCGCCTCCCGCTCGGCCAGGCCCCGCTTGAAGCGCCGGGTGATCGCCTCGGCCATGTTGGCGAAGTCGTCGTTGCGGTCGACGCGCATCTTGAACTTGCGGTAGTCGGACTTCTTGGGCTCGCCGTCCTCGAAGACCACCATGGCGGCGACCACGTCGGCTCCCTGGACGTGCGAGACGTCGAAGCACTCGATCCGCCGCGGCGGCGCGGGCAGGCTCAGCGCCGCCTGCAGCTCGGCCAGCGCTCCCTCCGTCGCCCGGCGCTCATGCTCGCGCGCCTGCTGGCGCTCGGCCATCGACTCCTCGGCGTTCTGGATGACGAGCTCGACCAGCCGGCGCTTCTCGCCCCGCTGCGGGCAGGCGATGCTCACCCTGGCGCCCCGCTTCTCGCTGAGCCACCGGGCGAGGAGGTCTTCCTCCTCCAGCGGGTCGGAGACGAGGATCTCCGGCGGGATGAAGTTCGTGCGGTTGTAGTGCTGCTGGATGAAGGCGGAGAGGATCTCGCCGCCCGATAGCCCATCGGTGTTGGCGAGGAAGAACTGGTCCCGTCCGACCAGCTTGCCCTGGCGGACGAAGAAGACCTGGACGCAGGCCTCGTCCTGGTCGCGGGCGTAGGCGATGACGTCCCGGTCCGCCATCTCGCTCGAGATGATCTTCTGGCGCTCGGCCACCTTCTCGACGGCCCGGATGCGATCCCGGATCTCCGCCGCCCGCTCGAACTCGAGGTTCTCCGCCGCCCGCTCCATGTCGGCGCGCAGGCGCTGGAGGACGTCGTCCACCTTTCCATCCAGGAAGGCCGCGACGTCCCGGACGGCCTGCTCGTACGCCGCGTGCTGCTCGAAGTCCGGAAGGCACGGGCCCAGGCAACGGCCGATGTGAAGCTGCAGGCACCCCCGCGGGTACCGGGAGGGATCGCTGCAGGTGCGCAGCGGGAAGAGACGCCGGAGCAGCTTGAGCGTCTCGTGCACGGCGCCGGAGGTCGTGTACGGGCCGAAGTACCGGGAGCCGTCCCGGCGCATCTGCCGGGCGATGAGCACCCGGGGCCACTTCTCGTGCAGGGTCAGCCGCAGGTAGGGGTAGTGCTTGTCGTCCCGCAGCTTGACGTTGTACTTCGGCTTGTGGCGCTTGATGAGGTTCGACTCGAGGATGAGCGCCTCGACCTCGTTGTCGGTGACGATGTGCTCGATCGAGGCGATCTGCCCGACCATCCGCTGCACCTTGGGCGGCAGGTTCCGGCTGGCCTGGAAGTACTGCCGCACCCGGTGCCGGAGGCTGCGGGCCTTGCCCACGTACAGGATCCGGCCCTCGCCGTCCCGGTAGATGTACACCCCGGGCCGGTCCGGCAGCGCCTGCAGCTGTGCCTCCAGGTCCATCCGTCCACCTCGCTCCCGCCCGGCGCCACGTGCAGGCACCTCTATTCTACTGTATGCCGCGGCCGGCCCCCCTCGCCGGGTGCCGCCCGCCTGCCGGCTGCCGGCCTCTCGCCTCGCGACCTACGCCTTGCGGCCGGCGACCGCCGGCGCCGGCGGGACGGCCTCCGGGACCGCCCGCTGCACCCACAGGATGTTGAGGGCGATGGCCGCGGCGGTGACCCAGAACACCATCCGCTGGCCCAGGAACCCGGCCACGAGGCCACCGGCCAGGGGCCCCACCGTATTTCCGAGGAACACGGCGCTGTTCACGACCCCGAACGCCCGACCCTGGAACTCGCTGCCCGCCGCCTGGGCGACCAGGGCGCTGGCCGCCGGCTGAATGCCGCCCAGGGCGAGGCCGACCAGGAACCGCAGGACGAGCAGCTGCCACGCCTGCGTCACGAACGACTGCAGCGCGTAGAGAACCGTCGCGGCGCCAAGACTCCAGAGGAGGACGCGGCGGTGGCCCAGGCGGTCGCCCGTGCGACCCAGGATCGGGGCGGAGATCACGGTGGCGATGCCCGCGGCCGAGAACACCGCACCCGCCATGATGTCGACCCAGTGCTCCGGGGTTTCCAGGTTCTTCAGGAAGAGCGTGAGGATCGGTTCCACGGTGAGGAGGCCGAAGAAGTTCAGGAAGTAGACCACGGTCATCGCCAGGAGCACGGGGTTCTGGACGACGTGGCGGAGGTCGGCCGCCAGGGTCGCCCGCGCCCTGGCCGGCGGC
Coding sequences:
- the rapZ gene encoding RNase adapter RapZ — encoded protein: MQPNVRLVIVTGLSGAGKTEALKSLEDVGYFCVDNLPPAFIPKMAELCVQSEGKISRLALGIDIRGGEFFSQTLSALDELERAGYPYTILFLEASDAVLVRRYKESRHRHPLAAEGRIEEAIRRERRLLEELRGRAGYIVDTSNMTVNQLRQEIVKLLGQDSQNGRPGLLVHVVSFGFKHGLPMDADLVFDVRFLPNPHYVQSLRDRTGEDPAVEEYVNRWAVTRKFLRRLQGLLGFLLPQYEAEGKTQLTIAVGCTGGQHRSVVVARQLAQWLGERGYRVTVEHRDARAVRAEERE
- a CDS encoding PHP domain-containing protein produces the protein MEIVADYHTHTRYSHGRGTVEDNVRAALARGLEAVGIADHGPRSWPWIRATADGLRAMQRDVARVRARVPGLRVLAGVEANVVTPEGDLDVPADLLSSLDLVIVALHPTVLPPTLRDAWRLLGPHYAARGWPSPRVRARAREVATRALVQAVLRHSVDIVAHPGWGFDVDTRELARACAGRGTALELSAGHEHMTVEYCRIAAREGALFSLGSDAHAPERVGDLDRAVALARAAGVGPEQVVGARGGPDLPRRAAAATGRPAGRGGSEIRQEGGERGRTSEVTVSPPGSGTAPR
- a CDS encoding glucose-6-phosphate isomerase family protein, with product MLTSLEGKAALPLAVDPGTGRLEFRGGLPPVTPAVRTLAEMREVLEDPAASGPDELYYMYRDVGFPQDRERLHAHGLRYDITVILPVRVGREFAKTAGHYHPDVPGANLPYPEIYEVLHGTAWYLLQRRSGDGVSDVVLVKATPGDKVLIPPGYGHITINPGPDVLVMSNLVEKDFRSLYEPYRLRRGGAYYCVTGDGGEPRFVPNPLYGAVPSLRVVSAAPQPDLGLDPAVPLYRAAAADPSRYAYLVRPQERGEALMRGVAG
- a CDS encoding CPBP family intramembrane glutamic endopeptidase, producing MAHSGVRNRPGGPPSLARANAYFAAAVAAGWLTAPLQQRLGLAGVTVSQVLLFVVLPLLFSRGHAVRETFRLRPVSTEVVARSLLAGGLAWVAAQGVAAAIVLGMLAVGARPPNPYAVLLAPGTPAWVLILFMAGVPALAEEFAFRGLVLSGYRSLGPSAAWVAAGLLFGLMHMSLLRLPNLAGLGMLFAYAVQRTGSLIPAVVMHFTNNALTLGLYLAAGRPDSVPETASAAGPGALLWIVLGAATLPALRAAVRGLHGPRGVRAPAALADGGPPPSGAETDAAEPEAPVAVGPRTAAGPGPVVRGLEDWLPLLLALPLILPMMAAEVHQAFASG
- a CDS encoding TIGR04053 family radical SAM/SPASM domain-containing protein, with translation MFQPKTWDFDERPLVVIWEITRACALACKHCRAEAIPHRNPLELTTEEGYRLMDQVRELGSPVFVLTGGDPLMRPDFYDLIRYGTSIGLRVSSSPSGTALVKREAMRKAAEAGLRRVSFSLDGASAETHDAFRKVRGSFDWTMNGIRYAREAGMEVQINTTISRYSIGELEDIARLVEELGAVLWSLFFLVPVGRGVAEDLVSPEEHERVLRWAWELSGRVPFAVKTTEAPFYRRVALQMGGELPGPARVAPGRGDGAAGGAPTYAPDIPLPGRFGSYGVNDARGFVFISHIGEVCPSGFLPLVAGNVREQPLAKIYRESPLFRELRNPDLLKGKCGVCEYRFVCGGSRARAWALTGDHLASDPSCVYVPPAARAAAG
- a CDS encoding TlpA family protein disulfide reductase codes for the protein MQRWLNIAAGALVALALLGGVLRPSALPGGGQVRPEPGYLAPEIAGQSPDGQPMRLSALRGKAVFVNFWASWCPPCRLEMPDIDRLAQDLPEGTAIFTVNATDTESSPDMVRRFLEVTGYRFPVVMDPRGEAMAAYRVSGLPTSFFIDPDGVITRRVTGPLTLQAMQAELQAALRGAPGTTGGGAWTLPQVPETVSVGGAQVRVSILLLILGAVLAAALSAPALRRRGLPAGAADDLLIGLLLGGFLGSRVAAVVADPVTYLTHPATLLAATGGTAAWVGSTLGVALGAGWALRRFAREPSGRRDPERPRRVLDTLAAPLLAGGAVAAAGAVGLGAAAGLALAAAGTARLGRSGRPGHAALGAAVFASLGLVLGDFFRLAPVVWGGLSALQITATVVGLAAAWLAGRLARPAGGDPPASPLAGAAGHGSSRTNA
- a CDS encoding polysaccharide deacetylase family protein; the encoded protein is MRDALRLAATVAAALLLAACGVRSAPGSGKAAPGPSGSPAQGTGSSAPAPAPVAPSGNPPGQATAPAAPVGQAPAGTAPPGPTRPAGPSEETIHWYVPSIGAPLRSDDPRAKGKKVVMLTFDDGPKPETTPLILDVLKRENVKALFFVTGYGAKNEDLLRRIHEEGHRIGTHTVNHTLLTRLQGRDAIRAEIEPVNQVVERVTGQRVRYFRPPNGMYNADVLAVVKELGLELINWSHGSQDWVLANTRKDPAEVVRYVLAEKPPAPGATVLHPGAVILMHDTLPWTAQALPDIIAGLRERGYAFVLLDP
- the uvrC gene encoding excinuclease ABC subunit UvrC yields the protein MDLEAQLQALPDRPGVYIYRDGEGRILYVGKARSLRHRVRQYFQASRNLPPKVQRMVGQIASIEHIVTDNEVEALILESNLIKRHKPKYNVKLRDDKHYPYLRLTLHEKWPRVLIARQMRRDGSRYFGPYTTSGAVHETLKLLRRLFPLRTCSDPSRYPRGCLQLHIGRCLGPCLPDFEQHAAYEQAVRDVAAFLDGKVDDVLQRLRADMERAAENLEFERAAEIRDRIRAVEKVAERQKIISSEMADRDVIAYARDQDEACVQVFFVRQGKLVGRDQFFLANTDGLSGGEILSAFIQQHYNRTNFIPPEILVSDPLEEEDLLARWLSEKRGARVSIACPQRGEKRRLVELVIQNAEESMAERQQAREHERRATEGALAELQAALSLPAPPRRIECFDVSHVQGADVVAAMVVFEDGEPKKSDYRKFKMRVDRNDDFANMAEAITRRFKRGLAEREALARARAEAQAAAAVVAAGDGAAADAGAAAGVAAADGTHGAGRARRRRDGLARRIPEEPKFAAFPDLLIIDGGKGQLSAAREALRELGLESIPTFGLAKEEELLFAEGRREPIVLPRGSAGLHLLQRVRDETHRFAVTYHRQLHRKGMSRSVLDGAPGIGPKRKRALLRAFGSLRRIREATAEELAAVPGMTREAAERLVEYLEQQREAE
- a CDS encoding MFS transporter, encoding MQGWRRNLYVLWAANFVVSAGFSLVIPFLPLYIQEELGVRDPAQVQLWSGVVFAANFAMMAIFSPIWGAIADRTGRKLQMLRSGYGMSVAVLLMGLATSVWHLFGLRLLQGVFSGFIPAAVAFAAANTPAEHTGYALGILQTASGAGNIIGPLIGGVLAKAIGSYRPIFFLTAAACVTAATAVLVFVRERFEPPPARARATLAADLRHVVQNPVLLAMTVVYFLNFFGLLTVEPILTLFLKNLETPEHWVDIMAGAVFSAAGIATVISAPILGRTGDRLGHRRVLLWSLGAATVLYALQSFVTQAWQLLVLRFLVGLALGGIQPAASALVAQAAGSEFQGRAFGVVNSAVFLGNTVGPLAGGLVAGFLGQRMVFWVTAAAIALNILWVQRAVPEAVPPAPAVAGRKA